A single region of the Polyodon spathula isolate WHYD16114869_AA chromosome 5, ASM1765450v1, whole genome shotgun sequence genome encodes:
- the LOC121315282 gene encoding transcription factor 21-like encodes MSTGSISDVDDLNEAELLDCDLKIGSGKDSGTSNESTEESSNCDSSSLKKARAVSGKKRKTSVRKSSLNGVSHEGKQLQRNAANARERSRMRVLSKAFSRLKTTLPWVPADTKLSKLDTLRLASSYIAHLRQVLANDKYENGYIHPVNLTWPFMVAGKPENELKEVMNTTRLCGTTVS; translated from the exons ATGTCTACTGGATCCATAAGTGATGTTGATGATCTAAATGAGGCAGAGCTCCTGGATTGCGACCTGAAAATAGGGTCTGGTAAGGACTCTGGGACCTCAAACGAAAGCACAGAGGAGAGCTCCAATTGTGACAGCAGCTCGCTTAAAAAGGCCAGAGCGGTTTCGGGAAAGAAGCGAAAAACTAGCGTCAGGAAGAGCAGTTTGAACGGAGTGTCACACGAAGGAAAGCAGCTCCAAAGGAATGCTGCCAACGCCAGGGAAAGATCTAGGATGCGAGTTTTGAGTAAAGCTTTTTCCAGGCTCAAGACAACTTTGCCATGGGTACCAGCGGATACCAAACTCTCAAAACTGGACACCCTGAGACTGGCATCCAGCTATATTGCCCATTTGAGACAGGTCCTGGCCAACGACAAATACGAAAATGGGTACATTCACCCTGTCAACCTG acatGGCCTTTTATGGTTGCTGGAAAGCCAGAGAATGAGCTGAAAGAAGTAATGAATACAACTCGGTTATGTGGAACTACGGTGTCCTGA